One window of the Lemur catta isolate mLemCat1 chromosome 6, mLemCat1.pri, whole genome shotgun sequence genome contains the following:
- the DNAL4 gene encoding dynein axonemal light chain 4 codes for MGETEGKKDEADYKRLQTFPLVRHSDMPEEMRVETMELCVTACEKFSNNNESAAKMIKETMDKKFGSSWHVVIGEGFGFEITHEVKNLLYLYFGGTLAVCVWKCS; via the exons ATGGGAGagacagaagggaagaaagatgAGGCTGATTATAAGCGACTGCAGACCTTTCCTCTGGTCAGG CACTCGGACATGCCAGAGGAGATGCGAGTGGAGACCATGGAGCTATGTGTCACAGCCTGTGAGAAATTCTCCAACAACAACGAG AGCGCCGCCAAGATGATCAAAGAGACGATGGACAAGAAGTTCGGCTCCTCCTGGCATGTGGTGATCGGCGAGGGCTTTGGGTTTGAGATCACACACGAGGTGAAGAACCTCCTCTACCTGTACTTTGGGGGGACCCTGGCTGTGTGTGTCTGGAAGTGTTCCTGA